In Metarhizium brunneum chromosome 3, complete sequence, a genomic segment contains:
- the mtr1 gene encoding Ribosome quality control complex subunit 2: MKQRFSSLDVKVIAHELNQSLVTLRLANVYDLSSKILLLKFAKPDNKKQLVVDTGFRCHLTEFSRTTAAAPSAFVARLRKLLKTRRLTSVSQVGTDRILEFQFSDGQYRLFLEFFASGNIILTDADLKILSLARNVSEGEGQEPQRVGLQYSLENRQNFHGIPPLTRERVQVALKSAVDKAAATPASKKLKGKPGGDLRKCLAVSITELPPVLVDHILQSNNFKTAVKPVDILENEVLLDELVKLLSEAQSSVQDITSSEICNGYIFAKRRDGNPIQEAQGSEAATNRDELLYEDFHPFIPHKLQGDPSIKVLEFKGYNQTVDEFFSSLEGQKLETRLNEREAAAKRKLDATKADQTKRIEGLQDAQTLNMRKAAAIEANVEWVQEAMDAVNGLLAQGMDWVDIGKLVEREKKRKNAVADIIVLPLNLGENLITLSLAEEEEEEEEEADPFETDDSDSEDENEASTVSKKGEKPVKGLNVEINLKLSPWSNAREYYEQRRTAVVKEEKTQQQASRALKNAEQKIAEDLKKGLKQEKALLQPIRKQLWFEKFLWFISSDGYLVLGGKDAQQNEILYKRYLRKGDVYCHADLRGAPSVIIKNNPSTPDAPIPPATLAQAGNLSVCASEAWDQKAGMGAWWVKADQVSKSGPAGDFLPTGSFMVRGQKNFLAPAQLLLGLGIMFKISEESKARHVKHRIHDVDSALGSDTATDRNDMQSIASVADTQEKEPEDDVTQSDNESDDGQEKEDARANPLQAPPDAAEDDRVDEATGAVSSLNLTEQPTGEADGEDEAAETGTNRDESELATEASEAPTKTSDTTTQTAGTPPSHSKKGPPKRGQKGKAKKVALKYKDQDEEDRAAAEALIGATVGQKRQEAEAKARADRQAELDAARERRRAQHQRQQKEVAEHEEIRRVMMDEGIEVLDADEAEKTTPLDALVGTPLPGDDILEAIPVCAPWNALGKFKYKAKLQPGAVKKGKATKEVVERWKADSGKKGAVDESSLDSERMWPREVDLIKGMKVEEVVNCVPAGKVRVMMSGGSAGGSGGGKGGQKGGGKGGGKGGKGKAKK; this comes from the exons ATGAAGCAAAGATTCTCGTCATTGGATGTCAAG GTAATCGCACACGAGCTCAATCAGAGCTTGGTGACGCTACGTCTGGCGAACGTGTACGACCTTTCGTCCAAAATCCTGCTCTTGAAATTCGCCAAGCCCGATAACAAGAAACAATTGGTTGTTGATACTGGATTTCGCTGCCACTTGACGGAATTTTCCCGAACTACAGCTGCTGCTCCGTCGGCTTTCGTGGCTCGACTGAGGAAGCTCCTGAAAACGAGGCGATTAACTTCAGTGTCGCAAGTTGGCACTGACAGAATTCTGGAATTCCAATTCAGTGATGGACAGTATAGGCTTTTTCTAGAGTTTTTTGCG AGCGGCAATATCATTCTGACCGACGCCGACTTGAAAATTTTGAGCCTTGCCCGAAATGTCTCGGAAGGAGAGGGTCAGGAACCCCAGCGCGTTGGCCTGCAATATTCACTCGAGAATCGACAGAATTTCCACGGCATTCCTCCCCTAACTAGAGAGAGGGTACAGGTGGCCTTGAAGTCGGCGGTTGACAAAGCTGCCGCCACTCCAGCGTCCAAAAAGCTGAAAGGAAAGCCCGGCGGGGACTTGCGAAAATGTCTGGCCGTATCTATTACTGAACTCCCCCCGGTTCTCGTTGACCATATCTTGCAGTCGAATAACTTTAAAACGGCTGTCAAACCGGTCGATATTCTGGAAAACGAAGTACTATTGGATGAGCTTGTCAAGCTCCTATCAGAGGCACAATCTTCTGTCCAGGACATAACCAGCTCCGAAATATGCAATGGCTATATTTTTGCAAAAAGGCGGGATGGAAACCCCATTCAAGAGGCCCAAGGCAGCGAAGCAGCGACAAACCGCGACGAACTACTATACGAGGACTTCCACCCATTCATTCCTCACAAGCTTCAGGGAGACCCAAGCATAAAAGTGCTAGAATTCAAAGGCTATAATCAAACAGTGGATGAATTCTTCTCGTCATTAGAGGGTCAGAAGTTAGAAACGAGGCTAAACGAGAGAGAAGCAGCGGCAAAAAGGAAGCTGGATGCAACCAAAGCAGACCAAACCAAGAGAATTGAGGGCCTGCAAGATGCCCAGACATTGAACATGCGCAAAGCGGCTGCGATTGAGGCAAATGTTGAATGGGTACAAGAAGCTATGGACGCGGTCAATGGGCTTCTTGCTCAGGGCATGGACTGGGTCGACATTGGAAAACTCGTCGAGCGAGAAAAGAAGCGCAAGAACGCTGTGGCAGACATTATTGTCCTTCCCCTCAATCTTGGTGAAAATCTCATTACGCTCAGCCTagctgaagaggaggaggaggaagaggaggaagcggATCCATTTGAGACAGATGACAGCGATTCCGAAGACGAAAACGAGGCCAGTACCGTTTCAAAGAAAGGTGAGAAGCCGGTCAAGGGTTTAAATGTTGAAATCAATCTCAAGCTGAGCCCATGGAGTAACGCTCGAGAGTATTATGAACAACGGCGGACTGCAGTTgtaaaagaagagaagacgcAACAGCAGGCATCCCGGGCTCTCAAAAATGCAGAGCAGAAGATTGCGGAAGACTTGAAGAAGGGACTCAAACAAGAAAAGGCTCTCCTGCAGCCTATCAGGAAACAGTTGTGGTTCGAAAAGTTCCTCTGGTTCATCTCTTCCGATGGGtaccttgtccttggtggaAAAGATGCTCAACAAAATGAAATATTGTACAAGAGATATCTGCGAAAGGGTGACGTATATTGTCATGCCGACTTGAGAGGAGCGCCAAGCGTTATTATCAAGAACAACCCAAGCACGCCGGATGCACCTATACCTCCAGCAACTTTAGCCCAGGCAGGCAACCTGTCGGTTTGCGCCTCTGAAGCATGGGACCAGAAAGCAGGCATGGGGGCATGGTGGGTTAAGGCAGACCAGGTTTCGAAGTCGGGGCCCGCAGGAGATTTCTTGCCAACTGGTAGCTTCATGGTGCGAGGACAGAAGAACTTTTTGGCCCCGGCACAACTTCTACTCGGTCTTGGGATCATGTTCAAGATTAGTGAAGAAAGCAAAGCGAGACATGTCAAACACAGAATACACGATGTTGACTCGGCTCTGGGCTCAGACACAGCGACAGATCGCAACGATATGCAGAGCATTGCGTCGGTGGCAGACACTCAGGAGAAGGAACCAGAAGACGACGTAACTCAGTCTGACAATGAAAGTGATGACGGCCAAGAAAAGGAGGATGCCCGCGCAAACCCCCTTCAGGCTCCTCCTGATGCTGCAGAAGACGACAGGGTAGACGAAGCCACTGGTGCAGTGTCATCCTTGAACCTCACAGAGCAGCCAACTGGTGAagccgatggcgaggatgaggcagCAGAAACTGGCACGAATCGAGACGAGTCGGAACTGGCGACAGAAGCGTCCGAAGCACCTACCAAAACATCAGACACGACGACTCAAACCGCCGGTACACCACCCTCTCATTCCAAGAAAGGACCTCCTAAGCGCGGCCAAAAAGGAAAAGCAAAGAAGGTTGCTCTCAAATACAAAgaccaagacgaggaggaccgcgccgccgccgaggcactAATCGGCGCAACCGTCGGCCAGAAACGACAAGAggcagaggccaaggccagggcGGACAGGCAAGCCGAGCTAGATGCCGCCAGAGAACGACGTCGTGCCCAACACCAGCGACAGCAGAAAGAAGTCGCGGAGCACGAAGAGATTAggcgggtgatgatggacgAAGGCATCGAGGTGCTCGACGCAGATGAAGCCGAGAAGACTACTCCTCTCGATGCCCTGGTCGGCACTCCCCTGCCGGGGGATGACATTCTCGAGGCCATCCCCGTATGCGCGCCTTGGAACGCCCTCGGCAAGTTCAAATACAAGGCGAAGCTGCAGCCCGGAGCCGTGAAAAAGGGCAAAGCCACAAAGGAAGTCGTGGAGCGCTGGAAAGCGGACTCCGGCAAAAAGGGCGCCGTGGACGAATCCTCCCTTGATTCGGAAAGGATGTGGCCTCGCGAAGTAGATCTGATCAAGGGCATGAAGGTGGAGGAGGTTGTGAACTGCGTCCCCGCCGGCAAGGTGAGAGTCATGATGTCTGGCGGAAGCGCTGGTGGCAGCGGAGGAGGAAAAGGCGGACAAaagggcggcggcaagggcggcggcaagggcggcaaaggcaaggccaagaaatAG
- the LAE1_3 gene encoding Secondary metabolism regulator LAE1 codes for MDQQQSSQHERDAPLPEEQVKRRRRNPEYTRSFLGLPSILEREHANNPTLCTRAQLRQLLAPSFSDNIGISIANGLGLDENLDIPGPFDVRVNTVIMPSDGVQQKQQETRNATSTAESQTIPTPPLNSTTQQKEAQVTPLPSSNSQAESDLPIESSSQKPPPQDLATAESQTQQHDSAYCPGEEEDPKSSHTHTEEVGHGASPSQGHERLHSILSLPLIHPNGISMFPHLSTPEQEIMSQEALTQAEESIIADNFTGSDVADGESDGGYDSDGFSSGSTSAESSVRDYMFENGRRYHRFREGTYNFPNDDVEQEREDMKHAMVKLLCNQKLHFAPIGNNPQEVLDLGTGTGIWAIEMGDQFPSAHILGIDLSPIQPDWLPPNVRFMVDDMESAWLHPRNHFDYVHSRHTVMAIKQWDRLYRRAFEHVKPGGWMEMQEIHHRPRGAGVDGTVPPDHPVAKFWTLVTEGLAALGVDLDISSGGVLAGKMQEAGFTNVTERVFHVPIGTWPKNKVLKTVGLYWRTILLDGLQAIALGPLTRGLHWTRDEVELFLMDVRRAYHDNSALMYMPLHIIYAQKPTTAY; via the exons ATGGACCAACAACAGTCTTCTCAGCATGAACGCGATGCCCCTCTTCCAGAAGAGCAGGTTAAAAGGCGTCGCCGCAATCCTGAATACACACGTTCTTTCCTCGGCCTCCCTTCAATCCTGGAGCGAGAACATGCAAACAATCCAACTTTATGCACCAGGGCCCAACTTCGACAGTTACTGGCACCAAGTTTTTCTGACAACATTGGCATTTCAATAGCAAATGGGTTGGGCCTCGACGAAAATCTCGATATTCCCGGCCCATTCGATGTACGAGTGAATACAGTGATCATGCCTAGTGATGGCGTCCAGCAGAAACAGCAAGAAACGCGAAATGCGACATCTACAGCAGAGTCCCAGACAATCCCAACACCTCCCCTGAACAGTACCACACAACAGAAAGAGGCCCAGGTCACACCCCTTCCCTCGTCAAATTCGCAAGCAGAATCCGACTTGCCGATAGAAAGCTCCAGTCAGAAACCGCCTCCGCAGGACTTGGCTACGGCCGAGTCGCAGACACAGCAGCATGACAGCGCATATTGTccaggcgaagaagaagacccGAAATCATCCCACACCCACACAGAGGAAGTTGGGCATGGGGCCTCTCCGTCACAAGGCCACGAAAGATTGCACTCAATACTATCGTTACCACTGATACACCCAAATGGAATATCGATGTTTCCTCACCTGTCGACCCCAGAGCAGGAAATCATGTCTCAGGAGGCTCTGACACAGGCCGAAGAATCGATTATTGCAGATAATTTCACCGGCAGCGACGTTGCTGATGGCGAGTCAGATGGAGGATATGATAGTGACGGCTTCAGCTCAGGCAGCACATCGGCAGAGTCCTCGGTGCGAGACTACATGTTCGAAAATGGGCGGCGATATCACCGATTCAGAGAAGGTACCTATAACTTCCCAAATGATGACGTCGAGCAAGAACGTGAAGATATGAAGCACGCAATGGTCAAGTTGCTATGCAACCAGAAGCTACACTTTGCCCCCATTGGCAACAACCCGCAAGAGGTATTGGACCTCGGAACTGGCACGGGGATCTGGGCAATAGAAA TGGGTGACCAGTTTCCGAGTGCACATATTCTCGGCATTGACTTGTCACCAATTCAACCAGATTGGTTGCCACCCAACGTTCGATTTAtggttgacgacatggagtcgGCTTGGTTACATCCGAGAAACCATTTCGATTACGTCCACTCCCGTCACACGGTCATGGCAATTAAGCAGTGGGATCGCTTGTACAGAAGAGCCTTTGA GCATGTGAAACCAGGCGGTTGGATGGAAATGCAAGAAATTCACCACAGACCTCGTGGCGCCGGCGTGGACGGGACCGTACCGCCCGACCACCCCGTTGCCAAGTTCTGGACGTTAGTCACGGAGGGTCTAGCTGCCCTTGGCGTTGATCTGGATATATCTTCTGGTGGGGTCCTTGCTGGGAAGATGCAAGAGGCGGGCTTCACGAACGTGACTGAGCGAGTTTTCCACGTTCCTATTGGTACTTGGCCGAAGAACAAAGTTCTCAAGACTGTGGGATTGTATTGGCGTACGATTCTGCTGGATGGTTTGCAGGCCATTGCTTTGGGACCCCTTACCCGTGGTTTGCATTGGACCCGGGATGAAGTGGAATTATTCCTCATGGATGTGAGACGAGCATATCATGATAACTCCGCTCTCATGTACATGCCTCTGCATATCATTTACGCACAAaagccgacgacggcctATTAA
- the cmt1 gene encoding Chlorophenol O-methyltransferase — translation MAKFKVPSWLQTSTAAEAEKEKKKQNRRSFGGFPQNIRTRQHVPAATRPQAVHEDPKPVAKTQTTETTRLVTLAKRIAAEAEKLEQYLKENDLPQPGFGSDAPGDFPNLPPEIQKSRQDIVYATRELGTLVRGPRESVRWGVWSYLDTLSLQIINNYGIAKLVPLNTPIPLSDLQEKTTLDPINLARILRHAMTNYIFCEPEPGLIAHTAASRKLAEDGALQDWVGFNSEDIFPSAAKVLKSLKEHPEATSLTTTGFNYAFDTVDQEPMFVTFGKDPARAKRMGGAMASLTGGEGYEVRHFVDNYDFSQEDERGGTFVDIGGSHGFVSVDLAKKWKNMKFIVQDLPKTVSSAPKPISDDESVAERIQFEAHDFFKEQPVKDADVYFFRWIIHNYSTPYAVKLLKNLVSALKPGARIVINDHCLRESGSENPWDEKLMRSMDMIMLTLLNAQERAEQEFRDLFKAADERFVFKGVTRTPGCRMSVIEAVWEPTKPTANGTAKHADSESTE, via the exons ATGGCAAAGTTCAAGGTGCCTTCCTGGTTGCAAACAAGCACAGCggcagaggcagagaaggagaagaagaagcagaacaGACGCTCGTTTGGCGGCTTTCCACAGAATATTCGAACAAGACAACATGTACCGGCCGCAACCAGGCCCCAGGCTGTTCACGAAGACCCAAAACCCGTAGCAAAGACACAAACAACAGAAACAACCCGACTGGTAACCCTGGCGAAAAGgattgccgccgaggcagagaAGCTTGAGCAATATTTGAAAGAAAATGATTTACCTCAGCCCGGATTTGGAAGCGATGCTCCAGGGGACTTTCCAAACTTGCCGCCTGAGATTCAGAAAAGTCGTCAAGACATTGTATACGCGACACGTGAACTAGGAACACTTGTTAGAGGACCACGAGAAAGCGTGCGATGGGGTGTCTGGAGC TATCTGGATACACTAAGCCTTCAAATTATCAACAATTATGGCATTG CCAAGCTTGTTCCCCTCAACACGCCCATTCCTCTTTCAGATCTGCAAGAAAAAACCACGCTGGATCCCATTAACCTGGCGCGAATTCTCCGGCATGCCATGACTAATTACATCTTCTGCGAGCCCGAGCCCGGTTTGATAGCCCACACGGCTGCATCTCGCAAGCTGGCGGAGGACGGGGCTCTACAAGACTGGGTTGGATTCAACTCCGAAGATATCTTCCCCTCTGCCGCAAAGGTGCTCAAGTCTCTTAAAGAACACCCCGAAGCCACATCACTGACGACTACTGGCTTCAACTATGCGTTTGACACCGTAGACCAGGAGCCCATGTTTGTGACGTTCGGTAAGGATCCTGCTCGGGCGAAACGGATGGGAGGAGCTATGGCTAGCTTGACGGGCGGTGAGGGATATGAGGTCAGGCACTTTGTGGATAATTATGACTTTTCGCAGGAAGATGAGCGAGGGGGCACCTTTGTCGATATTGGTGGAAGCCACGGATTTGTGTCTGTGgacttggccaagaagtGGAAGAACATGAAGTTTATCGTCCAAGATCTGCCAAAGACCGTCAGCAGCGCACCTAAGCCCATCTCTGATGACGAATCAGTCGCCGAGCGAATTCAGTTCGAAGCCCACGACTTTTTCAAGGAACAGCCTGTCAAGGATGCCGACG TGTATTTCTTCCGGTGGATTATCCACAATTACTCAACTCCATATGCcgtcaagctgctcaagaACCTCGTATCGGCCCTAAAGCCCGGCGCACGTATCGTTATCAACGACCACTGCTTGCGAGAGTCCGGCTCCGAGAACCCTTGGGATGAGAAGCTGATGCGCAGCATGGACATGATCATGCTGACCTTGCTCAATGCCCAAGAACGCGCGGAGCAAGAGTTTAGGGACTTATTCAAGGCAGCAGACGAGCGTTTTGTCTTCAAG GGTGTCACAAGAACGCCAGGTTGCAGAATGAGTGTTATTGAAGCCGTCTGGGAACCGACGAAACCTACGGCGAATGGGACAGCTAAACATGCCGACTCTGAAAGTACCGAGTAG